From Lolium perenne isolate Kyuss_39 chromosome 5, Kyuss_2.0, whole genome shotgun sequence, a single genomic window includes:
- the LOC139831671 gene encoding uncharacterized protein: MSVVGEVENVPGIGVHGDESDNSRTGLGNESLSGRENIFVGSRSDNSMSSEHGMEAIINMDDIDNDYERDISDDVELDENSNEEIFGLENVYDYYGESDMENCFYDESVVGKHYVEAKPSNSNESHVDDGDDANLAKLVRQRIR; the protein is encoded by the exons ATGTCTGTTGTTGGTGAGGTAGAGAATGTTCCTGGAATTGGAGTTCATGGAGATGAGTCAGATAATTCTAGAACGGGGCTTGGTAATGAATCTTTGTCAGGGAGGGAGAATATTTTCGTTGGTTCAAGGTCAGATAATTCCATGAGCTCAGAGCATGGGATGGAAGCAATTATTAAT ATGGACGACATTGACAATGATTATGAGAGAGATATTAGTGATGATGTTGAGTTGGATGAAAACAGCAATGAG GAAATATTTGGACTTGAAAATGTGTATGACTATTATGGTGAATCCGACATGGAGAATTGTTTTTATGATGAGTCAGTAGTTGGCAAACATTATGTGGAAGCAAAGCCGTCGAATAGCAATGAG TCCCatgttgatgatggtgatgacgcgAACCTCGCCAAGCTTGTCAGGCAGAGGATACGATAG
- the LOC139831672 gene encoding uncharacterized protein, with protein MARLTVDQRARLALTNLRSMMMIPSVKMRTILIRFMLDVFDPATGTFEIGENNGVVSLGFVDVECLLGLVNEGFSAGEILTEEGEDVKHRIPPQFISKSTAATRRDNFDYENGRGRGNVKIDENITEEYRMMEPVVPDPMAAHQNNAKPASAVPKKKQAPKPIDNGQTEILINRLTGYLDAQLQKMLATIPALCAQRTLEMFNKEGVTYKPAAAPVSGNMEDQEDVNSFRNGPRDKKEFMSLAKNGTTKNANDAMRTPDKAGGLNGTPAGKPFGDVGSTPDNPFIIENADPVTSDSEIDLDAVSISKFLSKSKEDELAGKRKRTIPKKFQSPYALDRRTKRQVRGSSTKDAAIVFLELASRSDQHKKKNVYRSARGDEVNAERLRVVLDEKWLSDDVIDGYIGHLNLRVGDDRFLCPAWRSKYLVDRAIAGDKPKESSKNMDSAMVRSGAVGRVLTEYTVRDKFYFPLNIGNTHWTTVVMHTPKQEFQVLDSLYPLEFTLETVEALVNDMQVANEVTSGNHPDVSKWPILEYDMPQQHDGNSCGLFVMECMEHWDGDRMTAEISQIKINGRRRRIVAEMMLSPSNTLEMVKERIRSVASRINKKT; from the exons ATGGCCCGTCTTACCGTGGATCAACGTGCTAGACTAGCTCTAACTAATTTAAGAAGTATGATGATGATTCCTTCTGTGAAGATGCGTACAATATTGATCAG GTTCATGCTTGATGTTTTTGACCCTGCCACTGGTACATTCGAAATAGGAGAGAACAATGGCGTGGTGTCTCTTGGTTTTGTTGATGTTGAGTGTCTCCTTGGTCTGGTTAATGAAGGATTTTCTGCTGGGGAAATACTTACCGAGGAAGGTGAAGACGTGAAGCATCGCATCCCACCACAGTTCATAAGCAAATCAACCG CTGCCACGCGGAGAGACAATTTTGACTATGAGAATGGTCGAGGTCGTGGTAACGTGAAG ATTGATGAAAATATCACTGAAGAGTATCGGATGATGGAGCCAGTTGTGCCAGATCCTATGGCTGCTCATCAGAATAACGCCAAGCCCGCGAGTGCTGTTCCAAAAAAGAAACAGGCTCCAAAACCCATTGATAACGGTCAGACGGAAATTCTGATAAATCGTTTAACGGGTTACCTAGATGCACAATTGCAGAAGATGTTGGCTACCATCCCTGCCTTATGTGCTCAG AGAACATTGGAGATGTTTAATAAGGAAGGCGTGACTTACAAACCAGCAGCCGCACCGGTTTCCGGTAACATGGAGGACCAGGAAGATGTCAACTCTTTCCGGAACGGCCCTCGTGATAAAAAAGAGTTCAT GAGCCTCGCTAAGAATGGTACTACCAAGAATGCAAATGATGCTATGCGCACACCTGACAAGGCTGGTGGACTGAATGGTACTCCAGCAGGAAAGCCATTTGGCGATGTTGGTAGCACACCGGATAATCCGTTCATCATTGAAAATGCTGATCCGGTGACATCAGATTCAGAAATTGATCTCGACGCAGTAAGTATTAGCAAGTTCTTATCTAAATCAAAGGAAGATGAGTTGGCTGGGAAGAGGAAGCGAACAATTCCCAAAAAATTTCAATCTCCCTATGCTCTAGACAGACGCACCAAGCGTCAAGTCCGTGGTTCATCCACAAAAG ACGCAGCTATAGTCTTCCTCGAGCTTGCATCTCGCTCAGACCAGCACAAAAAAAAGAATGTTTACCGGAGTGCCAGGGGCGATGAAGTTAACGCTGAGCGGCTACGTGTTGTTCTCGACGAAAAATGGTTGTCCGATGAT gtcattgatggttacattgGGCATTTGAACCTCCGTGTTGGGGATGATCGCTTCTTGTGTCCAGCATGGAGATCAAAATATCTAGTAGACCGGGCAATTGCCGGAGACAAACCCAAAGAATCCAGCAAGAACATGGATAGCGCGATGGTAAGATCTGGCGCGGTTGGTAGAGTGTTGACGGAATACACCGTCCGTGACAAG TTTTATTTTCCACTCAACATTGGCAATACACACTGGACGACCGTTGTCATGCACACACCGAAGCAAGAATTCCAAGTTCTCGACTCGCTTTATCCTCTAGAGTTTACGTTGGAGACTGTTGAGGCACTTGTAA ATGACATGCAAGTGGCCAACGAAGTCACGAGTGGAAATCATCCCGACGTTTCAAAGTGGCCGATATTAGAGTACGACATGCCGCAACAACATGACGG GAACTCTTGTGGATTGTTTGTGATGGAATGCATGGAGCATTGGGATGGGGACCGGATGACTGCAGAGATTTCACAG ATCAAAATTAATGGAAGGCGAAGACGAATTGTCGCTGAAATGATGTTATCACCTTCGAACACGTTAGAGATGGTGAAAGAGAGAATTCGGTCCGTCGCTTCCAG